DNA sequence from the Carassius auratus strain Wakin unplaced genomic scaffold, ASM336829v1 scaf_tig00001521, whole genome shotgun sequence genome:
TGTCCTGTCACAGCCATGGATGTCATCATTGGACCctctgtctgtcctgtcatggtCAAAGAGGCCGTCCCTGAACTTTCAGTCTGCCCTGTAATGGCTAAGGAAGCCATCCCTGAACCCTTTGCTTATCCTttcatggccatggaggccatctCTGAATACACTGTCTTGTTATGGTCAAGGAGACAATTTCTGAACTCCTGCCTCCTGTCTGCGGATTGTATTCTTGTTTCAGGtctgtgtttttttaataaatctgtgcTTGCATTAGGATTCTCACATCATCTTGTCCCTGCTTACATTACATTAAGTACGAAGACCACAAGTCTAGGTATTGCACAGGTATGGGAGTGGGGGGTGGTGGGTAGATTTTAAATCAGATCAGCCTCTCATCACAACACTgtgcagtttaaatgttttttaggaAGATAAGAACAAATATAGTAATTTCTGAAAGCAAGAGGGGCATGTCCTAAAAGTTATAATGATTTGTACACCCCTTAGTACATTCCAAATCAGGATCACTTACCTCAAAACGTGCAATAAATGGCTCaaatgaaagatttagtgaaAAGTATTGTGAAAAAAGGTTAACTTGTATTGTAACTCCTATTCaacaattacaaaaagaaaaagaaattcagTATTTCCTTAATGGTATATTACTGGAGAGACTGATAGTTGGcattaaaggatttaaaataaagttttcttgCTTAtaaggaattttattttttatttttttgagcaaaatgtaaaaacacaagtGCCACATCCTGTCTCTCTTGAAAAGGAAATTATACACGTTTTTCTGCACACaataaatacatcttaaattTGGATAATTTCAGTACCAGAtgtttataacaaataaaaaatggccaaaaatctGAAGCACTATATAGGATTCCCATATGAAGCacacatttgttttgtgttttggtgTGAGGATCACAAACGGTTTCTTAGTAACTTGTGGGCACTGAACCACAAGAGGTGCACATACCAGATCGAACCAGAAGCACAAAACAAGAAAGTTCAACCAGTTAAATATATCTTGCTTAAAAATGCAAGTCAAGCTTTTATCAAttatgatgttttcatgtgttatCACATTAACAGTGGAAGTGCAACAAGATTTATCTTGGTTTCATTGTTTACATTTTGGTTTTACAGCTGTTGCATACTGTAACTATCAACTCTGTTTCATGCAGCTATATAAATTatgtacaaatgtataaaataaaagtagatAATACAGATATATCATACAGGTGATCTAAAATACTGCAAATAATACTTGTTAAGCCAACAGTGACACTCTGCTTACAAAGctgttaaagaagaaaaaaaaacaactttgtgGTTAAGAGCAATGAACCGGATTCTGGTTAAATAAGTCAAGCTCACATGCAAACATCCACACAATGAATTCTGGAGAGATTTCACAACACACATTAAACAACAACACTGGAGAGTGAACAGCTGGCTTTGAATAAAACACCTTACAGCTACAGTATTCATATTGCTTTTTCAGGGAATGTTTGTTGTGGGTTTAGAAGTTCAGCATGGAGACTGCAGATTGCTGGTTTTATAAAACACCACCAAGATATCCAGGTGAGCTACATTTTCTACATACAGCAAAACAGTGCCTATTGTACAGTATGTTTGAGCACTTTTATGTTTGAGCACTTTTTACTATTAGGTACTTGAATACGTTTGTATCTTTTTAAAATGAGTTTGCAAGTACAActtaaaatgttgtttacatgCAACTATTTGCAGTATGATTTAAAAAGGTGCtgaaattttgtatttaattaagaTAAACTCATCATAGATCGATAAATAAGGATAAATAATTTACATGAATTTACAGCGTGATATAGTTCATGTATCCCGGCATTTCTATACAAAATGGTTTTCACTTTTGAAAGCTCATTTTGTATTTATGCAATGTGAACTTTGGGTTTGTTTGTATTTGGAAATATGATATGTTTATCAGCCTGTACCAACCCCCCCTTACAATGTATTacttgtgtgtgagaaatgctGTAGCTCTTGCTGTAGGAAAGGCCAGAACTATGTGACTGTTTTTTATCTTCACGCAGAATCAGAGAGAACATTTCACTCGCCTGAGCTGAGAATTGTGCTGTTGGGTGTTTCTGGTGTTGGAAAGAGTGCAACAGGAAATTTAATACTGGGCAGAAAGGCTTTTAAAGAGACCAGAACCAGAGTGAGCGAGATACAGAGAGGAAGAGTAGAGGACAGAATCATCTCAGTCATTGACACTCCGGGATTCTTCACCACTGAACTGACCGATGAAGAGCTGCATCATGAAATGATAAAGAGTGTTTCTCTCTGTCACCCTGGACCTCACGTGTTCCTGCTGATGATCAATCTGGAGAACATGAAAGAGGGCGAGAGGATCCTTGTGGAACAAATTGAGGAGAACTTTGGACCACAGGCTTTTAAGTTCACCCTTCTTCTGTTAATTGGAAGAGAACAAATGTCCAACAAAGAATGGATGGTGTTTATGCTTAGTACAAAATTTCAGGAGCTAGTCAGACACTGCAGGGATAAATATCACGCAATCGACAGTATAAATGAAATCAACGCAACTCACATCTCAAAGCTTCTACAGAAGATTGACGACATCGTCAAACAGAATTGTGACCAGCATTACAACACTGACATTCACTTAAAGTCCCCAACAAAGATTAAAAAGGTAATGCaaaaactggaagaaaaaaaggaggacacaagaaaacacacacagagagacaaaaGAAGTAAAACTGTGTGGAAGACGTTTAAAAGTGTAATACAGGAACGCATAACACATACTTTCATCGAACAAGAAAAGGAAACTCTTATTTCTCAtttgagaaaaacaaagaaaactcaCGAAGATGAAGAATGGGTTTTTCAGGAATGTGAGAATGTTAAAGTGGGTGATAGTGGATCATTAGTGAGATCAGTGAAATTCTCATATGAACAAATGGAAGAAGTAAATGAGatccaaaaacaaacagaaagctGGAAAATAAGCAGTATAGGAAAATGCGACCTGGGAAACACCCAAGCAGGTGAGAATCTAGACTAATGTCTATAAatcttaataatataatatatcttgACCCAGAACTAAAGAATTCACTACTTTGTGTAAGGCACAtctattcataaaaatattattgttgacAATCATAGACTATGTGACATGTTGAAATTACAGAGGCAAATAAAGTAATTGCAATAAATTAACTTCAGAAATCTATTTAGATTTCAATATCTGTTGCTTAAGTTATTGAcagaaaacaataacaatgcatAACTCTGCaagcactgaataaaaaaatagtggGCAAATCAATTAATTATAATGCACATTGCATTTGTTTACACAAGTTATCTTCTTCAATCATTGTCAGATCTCAGAATTGTTATGGTGGGGAAAACTGGAGCTGGAAAGAGCGCAACAGGAAACACCATCCTGGGACAAAAAGCTTTTAAAGAAGAATTTTGTTCTGAATCTGTGACTGGAAAATGCCAACAGTATCAGCGGCGGGTAGAAGGTCGAATCATCTCAGTGATTGACACTCCAGGGGTGTGTGACACGTCAATGAGTGAACGAGACTTGAAGGTCGAAGTAGTGAGATGTGTAGAAATGTCTCTTCCTGGTCCTCATGCGTTTCTACTGGTCATCCGATTGGATGTGAGATTCACAGCTGAGGAGCAATACACAGTGAAATGGATTCAGGAGAACTTTGGAGAAGATGCTTTACATTACACCATCATTCTTTTCACTAGAGGGGATCAGTTGAAAACATCTATAGAGGAGTTTCTGACAACAAACAAGCAGATGAATGAGCTAACCAAACAGTGTAAAGCTGGTTATCAGGTTTTTGATAACACGATTGAAGATCAAGCACAGGTTAGAGAGCTGTTATGGAAGATAGACACACTGGTGAAGGACAACGGAGGAGAGCATTACACAAATCTGATGTACCGGGAAGCTCAAAGGAAAATCTGGGAAGAGGAAGAGAGTCAGAGAAAGGAGGACAGGAGATTAAGGCAAGAAGAGGAGACCTGTATAAGGAAGGATGAACAAAAGAGACTTGTAAAGACTGCTAAAATGGGAGCGTTGGTGGGAGCAGGAGTGGGAGGAGTGATTGGAGGTGTAGCACTGGCAGCGGGAACTGGATTGGCTCTACCTGCTGCTTTAATCACAGGAGGTGCAACCCTTGCAGGAGGAGCGGGTGCAAAACTGATCGCAGACACAATTAACAGGAAGCAGAGTAAAACAGCAGCAAACAAGGAAAGTTAGTTATAGCAACACCTtgaattatttgatcattttgcgTGGTTTAATGCAGGAATACAGGTACAGTATATCACGCAGAACAGATGATGAAATCTAAAGCAGCTTAGTTTTATTCCTGCTTTACTTGTGGTTAGTAAAAAGGTATAAGGATCTAGACTAGAGGAtatccttaataataataatggttgcactttattttacagtacgtgtacaaacatgtacttatagtgtacttacagtgtatttatggtaagttctggtaatacaaggtaactagatggggtagggttaggattaggggtaggttcaggggtagtacctagttattacatagttattgtaattactataataagtacatagtatgtacatgaggaacaagactgtaaaataaagtgctaccaaaataataattcaaatttagtAAATCACTGATGTTAACTGTAGGGAAGAGTTCTCAATTCTGTATAAGCTTAACTCTGtgcacctttttaaaataaaggttccaaaaggttCATTGTATTGCAATAGAAGAGcaattttgggttccccaaataATCTTTCTGTTAActgttcttaaaatatatatttttttatacttataaTAATGTTTGGactggaaaggttccatggatggtaAAGGTTATTCATAGAACCATTGATGCTAATATGTGTGTGAACCATCATAGCCAGCATGAACTTCTTGCCCAGTAATGTTCCAGTAATGTTTCAATGGATCAAATCAAAGTCATTGAGCCTGGGACAAAGCCTGCCTGGTCCCATAGATCTCTTTCTATGACATTCCTTGGGCAGCTGTGATTGGATTGACCTtattcataaaacaatattattaataattaaaaaaaaaaaaacaatacgaTGAAAAAACAAGGAATAAAGATGATTTAAACAGAGGATAATATCAACAGATAGTTGCATTCATTCAATAGTAGTGTTATCACAACGGGTTGtgtaaattttgtaatttttcagagaaacaaaaagaaattTCAGAACAGAAGCACACATTTTTGATTACTGGCTCTTTACTGTCTTTAATGGCATGAATGAAGATcgttataaatgttttgttattcactagaaataaaacaatttcaagGCACACCTTTCCATttataacaaaatgtatttaaatgaaattctCTTAAACACAATATGTAAAATAGTACTgctaaaaatatattacagagaTTTTCCTTTTATAATacttttcaagaaaataaatgtgtttgcaACAAAAATGTATCAATAAATATACAGggttaatatgatttaatttgacaaaaacacaatataagGCAGTCATATGTAGTGCATCACTCTAAAAAAAACAGCTCATTCAGAGAGCTGAGGAAAAACATTAACTTGATCTAATGTTCATTGCACACACACTCCATAATCTCACTCGCgtgtgcacacacatgcacacacaccatgACACACCGTGTCGGGCTCCAGGAAGTTTCGTGATCGATTCAGTTTtgtgatccaaataaatggtccACACTTATTGAAACAAACAGAGCTGCAATGCAAGAAAGAGGAGGAAAAGGAGAAAGTGAGATATATGAAGagtaaaatatagtatatattaggggtgtgccGGTACTAGTATCGGTACCGAACGGTTCCtgggcaaattccaaatggaagtgatcatccctatctcCTTGGAGTGGGGACTTTGGAGTGAATAGGGCATGTGttgccattaagtagtcgttaaAATGCACTTTGcaaaaggagcgacataatttcctcattatcttcagctgggatgttcctgtgacagcgcagcatgtgtccgtcagcagatgtcgctgttttactgttataaatgtttgtaatgtattgttgttagcataaccgttgcaaataaacatacattttatatttaaatgtttaaaaaatatgctatataatatataaaaacgaatatatataaaactttttaaaccattaaatgtatattgtttttatgtcgatgttcatctgtgaatctgcTGTCAACATcacagctgaagataatgaggaaatgatATTGCTCCTTTTCCAAAGTgcattcctaacgactacttaatggcacgcacatgccctACCCACTCCAAAGTCCCACTTCAAGGGGATAAGGATGATCATTTCCAAATTTAATTTGCCCGGGTACCGTTTGGTACCGATACTAGTACCGGCGCATCCCTAGTACATAAGTATGCAGGGTTTGACTAAAGGACTGCCTGATGGACCTGGGCCAGTGTCAAAGATGCGAGGGACAGTTGACAAAATTGTCAAGGGCCAGATTGGCCAGTGTTTTTAACTTTTACTAGTTTAAACACTCAAGCAAATTTATACCACTTCAAGTGCAAAAAGACACTCACACGCTGTCTGATAGATCCTCAACAAATTCTCAATGCATTCTCTTCTTATCGCTTCTGAATAAACAAATCAACTCAAAAATCCTGTCTTGGCAAGTATGCTCACAAACACAGCTGGTTATATCTTAAGTGAATGTATACAGCTGGGATAAAATTGGATGTGTATCATTTTATTGTATCTGTGGACCAGGTCACAGCAGCCTAATATACTGTTCAATACCTGCTGTGGAATatgtcattaatattaataaaacagcaaaagagaaagtgagaatcattcactgctcttgactgaataacttttgtagctttaacaaTCATTTATTACCATTTCACATATAAAGTGAAGATTGTGAAgtgttgttttacatttgattactctCTTGAATTTGTACCTACAGGAGAAACTAAAGGCaccaattatttcagttttatctttgctacattatattacttgtaatgttattatttgttcatatttttcattgactgtatacttttattcaataatgtttacattttctattgGTTAGGTTATTCGTTTCAAAGTTTTGTCAAAATTGGAAGGTAAGATTacacaggacaaaaacaataatacaataaaataaaaaaaacacgtgATAAATATCTAATTGGTATACCAGCATGCTACGAGGACATTTGCATCATGTGGTTTAAAGAGATGACGGACATTGCATATGCATATTTTCACGCTTGTTGCATTAATgaatctgtttgttttcttacaaacatacatAATATTCATAGGTTTGTGTGTTTACGTTCTCTACCTGTGGCTTCAGTGTAGAGTTTGGACTCATCAGTGCTGGTCACTTTGCAAGTGATGAATTGTTTCTTCCTCTCTATCTGATCCAGAGCACTGTGAATTAAAACCACACTACCCAGAGGCATTGGACTGTACAGGAGAATAGAGTTCAACAGGTGAGATCACAGATAACCAAAGCAAGTCTCAATTGGTAAAACAAATTATGTAAACCGCCTTTGAAAGACTGTATCTCACTTGCGGTAGTTGATGTTGAGATTGGCAGTCATAATAGGTCCTGAGAGGAAACCGGCAAGAGTGCCAGTCACTGTGTCAATCATGGTGGCTATAGCTCCACCATGTACATACCTGCCAAAAAGGAAACAGGTGTAACATCATTTCCTGTTCTCCCATTCTtcacaaatgtaaatgtgtaatttaatttcGGGTATACTTTCAggcaataaatgtaaaatagagCTACTCCTTACCCAGGTGCACCTTCTAGTAAATGTCCTGCCTGAAACACACAAACGCATCTCTTCTCCTCCTTATTGACAAACACCACATACTCAAACGTTGCGCCCTGCTCTTTAATATTTCTTGTGAAAAGTCGAGCTTGGGCCTTGATCATTTTGCTGAGGTGTATGCCGCCTACAGGACAGAAACAATGTGACTTTTGcttttattataaatgtcattatCACGTCATTAAACTGATAATGAAGACTAGAAGAAACTATGCGGATACACATTTATCGCTTACCAGTAGCATATTTAATGGAACGATTGTAGCTGGGCAACTTCCTCCAAGGCGccctttttctctctttattttcgGTGTCAGTGTCACACAGTGCGTTATAGTGGTCGTAAACCTTGCACATCTCTGGACTCCATGTGGAGTTGGGCTGGCTGAAGTCCCGTGGCTGCGAAGAGAACGGCCACAGTGCCATCGTCTGCATAAAGAGtgacataaaaaaatagttttcattaatatccTATTCTTTTAGTTTAGAACGGTGTTATTACTTAAAActtaagggtaacactttagattaaggttccattagttaatgttagttagtgtattaattaacatgaacaaacaatgaacaatacatgtattactgtatttatttttgttaatgttagttaatgaaaatacggTTATTTCATGcttattcacagtgcattaactaatgttaccaAGCTCAAcctttgatttgaataatgcattagtaaatgtttatattaacattaactaagattaataaatgctgttgaagGATTGTTCTTCcttagtttatgttaactaaagtagttaactaacattaactaaaggaaccttattctaaagagTTACCAAATAAGGGTAACAACAgttattgttaatttaaattaagctgaaataaaatgaaatacaaatattagaggaaaattgaaatgttgccttgacaactaattgaaataagtttacatattaaaattattaaaaaggaaataaaaagtgttaaaatgttattgttaactaaaactattcacAATTGTTTTCATTAAGTAAAACATAAATTTACTTCAAACAATATTGCACTGGTAAAAAtgtttaactaaaactgaaataaaaatgaaattaattcaaaaaaataaaataaataaataataataataataataataataataggaataaaaaaataaacattttaaaagttacacattttaaatattattaaatatatttaagaattaaTTTCAAAACACAGCCACACAATTTTTGATTATAGGCTTATTCCCTAGCAATGacagtaattttatattaaaattcaatACTAAAATGACACTGGAGAGGAATGCATGAGCCTGGTAAGACTGCTCTTATCTAGAATTAGTTGAAAAGGATTTTATACGCCTGACACAGATGTAGCCATACCTTCATGGCAGCTTCACACAGGACCTGCATATTAACATGACTACAGAATGAGTATGAATGAAcaacaatgtaaaacaaatgaaagagaTGACTCCTGTACCGAGACGGGTCTGATGGAGGGGAGTGAGGACTGGAGCAGCTGGAGGCGGCCGAGGCTTCTCGCTATGTGTCCCAACATGATGACCTCACACCACTGTCTTCACTGATTGCTTCTTCCTGAGGAATGCTGTGGCTGTCTTTCCGAAAACGAAAGCTACATATTAACGTATTTATCGATTAACTAACGAAAGAATATTGTATAAAATGATAGCCAACTTTAAGGTGAAGTGCAAGATCAGCCGGTGAACAGCGTGACTTTCAGATTCACGGATGTCATCGGTGATTGGCCGGTTCGTGCACGTGGAGTTGAAAACGCGTGTTGGTTCTAAGCACGTGACGCAAACACGCATGCACGCAAACAGACTGGTGGGACCACAGCAACCTCGTGGTTCCAGTATTTTCAGCTCACTGCTGgaatttactttttgtaattgTACTTTGAGTAGATGTTTAGCTGCACAATGTTCGGTCGAGAGGCACAGGTTTCAAAAAACAAGCGTGTGCAGAGAGAGGGACTAAGAGTACTGAAATGATGTTTATCTTTTATAACTGTGCATTTCCTGCTTAGTACTAGTAACTTAgatgcaataataatataatgtagttttttttttttcagcaagtacACACATCTGATCAAAAGGGACATTTCgactgttacaaaagatttatatttctcgctttctattttttgttttatattttaaaacattataatatatattggcAAATGTAGGACAGAAGTGAAATTAAGTTTTAGGCTGAAGGAAgtgattttgaaatatatatgtatataaatataatatatatattttgtagtaGTGcgttactttaataaaaaaaataaagtcatctGATTAAAGAATTTGGgttaattgtaatgcattactcccAACACTTAGAATAATTTCtataggatcatgtgatactacagctttgcaatcacagaaatacattacatttgaaaacatattaaaTTGAAAAACACTGCTTTAAATCGTAAgaatatttagcaatattactTGATTtgttatcaaattaatgcagtctaGTAAGCATACATTTGAACAGTACATAGcacataattaaatgtttaattcaagTTAATTTTGATTTATATCTTACTGTGAAGTACCTGCACAGGCCCCCAGGTTAAAAACTCTTGTACGACTGAATGTGTATGCTTATGTTTAACAGCTAATACAGAGATTAACAGAGATCACTGACAGAACTGCTGAACTAGACAGGTGTACTTAACCTGATTTACAATCTTTGCTTTTAAGATTTCatccaatttaaaataaagaaacattatgACATAAAATGAATAGGAATTATTGTAGTATTTTGTGGATGGAGCATTTCAACTCTTACATTCAGAGTTGCAGCATTGAATGCTGTGAACTAATACTATGTTCTTGTTCCAGAGTCAAGAGTGTGATGTTGAAAGCTGAATTTGAGGGTCTTGGCCTTAATTATTCTGAAAAAGTCCTTAAACGCAGAGAGAGGAACCAACAGAGAGAGATTGTGGAACACCTCTCTCACCGAGATCAGTACAGACATGACTTTCCTAAAAATAACAACTGTTTgactaaaaaaattacattttcattggGAATATATGATGCAAATGAGTGTCTAAACAAATGGCATGTCTTAGTATGAACTTTTA
Encoded proteins:
- the LOC113069341 gene encoding uncharacterized protein LOC113069341, whose amino-acid sequence is METADCWFYKTPPRYPESERTFHSPELRIVLLGVSGVGKSATGNLILGRKAFKETRTRVSEIQRGRVEDRIISVIDTPGFFTTELTDEELHHEMIKSVSLCHPGPHVFLLMINLENMKEGERILVEQIEENFGPQAFKFTLLLLIGREQMSNKEWMVFMLSTKFQELVRHCRDKYHAIDSINEINATHISKLLQKIDDIVKQNCDQHYNTDIHLKSPTKIKKVMQKLEEKKEDTRKHTQRDKRSKTVWKTFKSVIQERITHTFIEQEKETLISHLRKTKKTHEDEEWVFQECENVKVGDSGSLVRSVKFSYEQMEEVNEIQKQTESWKISSIGKCDLGNTQADLRIVMVGKTGAGKSATGNTILGQKAFKEEFCSESVTGKCQQYQRRVEGRIISVIDTPGVCDTSMSERDLKVEVVRCVEMSLPGPHAFLLVIRLDVRFTAEEQYTVKWIQENFGEDALHYTIILFTRGDQLKTSIEEFLTTNKQMNELTKQCKAGYQVFDNTIEDQAQVRELLWKIDTLVKDNGGEHYTNLMYREAQRKIWEEEESQRKEDRRLRQEEETCIRKDEQKRLVKTAKMGALVGAGVGGVIGGVALAAGTGLALPAALITGGATLAGGAGAKLIADTINRKQSKTAANKES
- the LOC113069342 gene encoding acyl-coenzyme A thioesterase THEM4, with the translated sequence MLGHIARSLGRLQLLQSSLPSIRPVSTMALWPFSSQPRDFSQPNSTWSPEMCKVYDHYNALCDTDTENKERKRAPWRKLPSYNRSIKYATGGIHLSKMIKAQARLFTRNIKEQGATFEYVVFVNKEEKRCVCVFQAGHLLEGAPGYVHGGAIATMIDTVTGTLAGFLSGPIMTANLNINYRNPMPLGSVVLIHSALDQIERKKQFITCKVTSTDESKLYTEATALFVSISVDHLFGSQN